The genomic interval TCATCTTGAACTTTGAGAACTTCTCCTCATCTGCTCTATCTACAACAACAAGGGCATTGCCCTCGATAATTTTAGAGATAACGGGAGGTGTTTCAAGAGGATTAAGCCTTCTAAAGAGCTCATAATTCTCATCTATGACAATTTTTGTAGGTTCAATATCGAGTTCAAAACGCTGTTTTTTACTGCTTAGGTCTATTTTAGTGGTCAGGCACTCTTTGTTTGAACATATAGAGATTGGAATAAACTCCGCCTTGTTGTTGCTTACAATATCAAACTCAAGAACATATCTATCCTCTACAAACATCAGACTTGTGTTGCTTATACTGAAATCCAACGCCCCTTTTTCATAGATCAGGTTTTTAAAGATGTTGTCTAGTTTTTGATTTGAGCTCTTCTCATATATCTCTTTTAAATTCTCATAGGCAGCGGTTTTAAAAGCATACTCTTGAAGCAGCGTCTTTGTTCCCTCATCAAATGCCTTCTCTCCTATCTTTTGCTCCAGCATATAGAAGAAAAAAGCCACCTTCTCATAACCTATGGCATTTTTTGAATTTTGTGTTTTATGCTCAAAATCAATAGGCGCTATTTCATTATGTGCATTTACGTAAGAGTCATACTTTATAAGCATATCTTTTCTATATTCGACCTCTTTTTTCGCTTTTTTGGCATAGAGATAGTCGGCATAGTAGGTAGTCATCCCCTCAACCCAGTTTCCTTTATATGGAGCATAAACATAGTTTCCAAACCACTGATGAGCTATCTCGTGCCCGAGTGAGCTCTCTAAAATATACTCTTTGTCTATTATCTGCTTGCCGATGAGAGTGTATGTCGGCATAGAGTAGCCTGCCGGAAACTGTGTCTCTACGATCGAGAAGTTGTTGTATGGTAAAAAGCCGAAGAGCTCTTTGTAAAGCTCAAAGTACTCCTCGCTCTTTTTAAAGTAATTCTCTCTCAATTGCTGGTTGTCAGAGTAGAAGTATGTAGATAGTTTTAAACCGCTTTTTGTATTTACGGAGTTAATTTTATAATCCTTAGACGCTACAATATTTACTCTATCAAGCGGATAATCAAAGATAAAAGTAGTAACGCCATCTTTTTTCTTAGTTTGGGTAGCCTCGACTATTGAGATCATCTCAGGATTTGAGACAACTGTTTCATATTTACACATCATATCAACTTTTGGATACCAGTTCTCAAGCAGTACAACATCTGAATTAACCAGATTGAACTTATGCGTAAACAGTATCTCAACATCCACATCTTCACTCTTTTTTACAAGAGTGGGAATATTGTTTTGAACACTTAGAGATGCCCCTTTTATCTCTGATATATTTGCTTGTGTATCAAGCAGCGTTATCGTTGGATGGTCGCTAGAGATGAGAGCTCTGCCCTCAAGCTCTCCCTTACTCGTATCTATATCGATATTAAGTGTATATCTGCACTCATGTGCGTAAATAATAGATGTAAAGAGTGAGGATAGTAGAAGTAATTTTTTCATGATTTGCCAATCCTTTAATATAAGAAAATGTATTTTAACTAGAAAAAGAATACTAATACCAAATAGAATTAAATGACCAATATCAAGAGAATTTATTTTAATTATTAGGTAGAATACAGGCATGGAAAATAAGCTGAACAAAAGAGAGCGTTACAAGGCTCAACTAAGACCCATTGACTACTACAAAGATTTCGATAATATAGATTTCGAGAGTCTAAATGAAGCTGACAGGTTCTATCTTCAAGATTTTGGGATATTCAACACCAATTTTTTAGAGGATGAGTTTACCATACGCATACGCATCCCCGGCGGAGAGATAAGTGCCCAGATGTTTCAAGAGATAGCCGACATCGTAGATGAGTATGACTTGACCATTATACTAACGGCAAGATCCGGCATACAGCTTCACGACGTAGACGTAGATGATGTATTGGATATCCATAAACGCATAAACGCTCTTGGAGTCACAACCTGGCAGAGTTTCGGCGATAACGTTAGGAACATAGTTACCGACCCTTATGACGGGTGCGGAGAGTTTAGCGAGATAGAGACTTACCCTATAGTTGTGCAGATGCACGACTACATCATAAAAAATCCGCGTTATGTGGGAATGCTTCCCCGCCGTGTCTCGGTCGGTATATCGGGTAACCGCGCGAATGTCACCTCATTTTTTGCAAATGACATATATTTTGCACTTGCTAAAAAAGATGGTGTGTTCGGATTTAACGTATATATGGGCGGCAAAAACACCGAAGTCGCAAAGAGCGCAGATATATTTTTACTCAAAGATGAAGTATTTGATTTTTTTAAAGCTTTTGTAGAGGCATTTTATCTTCACGGTTCACGATTTTCACGCGCTAAAACACGCATCTTTCATATGATCGAAGATATTGGGATGGAGGGACTCAAAGCTTACATTAAAAAAGAGTACAAAAAAGATTTTCAAAGCCAAGGCGAATTGATACTTGAGAAAAAGGAGTTTAGTGAATTTCACAAACTCAAAGACGGCACCTACGCTTTTTGCTACCAAACAGATTTTTCTAGACTCAAGACAGACGAGATAAAAGAGATTGCCGACTTTGCGACGAAAAACAGCCTCAAAATAAGATTTGGAATAGACCAAAACATCTATCTTTTAGGATTAAAAGAGCCCTCTTCTCCTCTAAGATCACAAGCGCTCAGCGAGACGATCGTCGCATGCGCAGGAAATCTCTGCCCATACGCCGTTTGGAGCATCAAAGATGAGACATCCTACCTTCCGCTTGATAAGATAAATGAACATCGCATACAAGTAGGTTTTTCTGGTTGCGCAAAGGGTTGCGGCAGACATAGACATACCGACATAGGTCTTATAGGTCTTAAGACGAACAATTTCGGAGATACCGAAGGGGGAGCTAGAATATTTCTCGGCGCTCTACACTCAAACGGAGCATCGGTTGGACGACAACTCTTCTCAATGGTTCCCTTTGTTCATCTGCATGAGACGGTATCTCTTGTCATAGAACTCTTTGAACTTAGCGGATACAAAGATTTTGAAGAGTATGCAAGCAATGTTTTAATTCACTGCAGCGAAGAGTTTTTATCTTTGTGGGTTTTGGCAAATCTTGAGACAAACAGTACTATTGCCGTGCCCAAACTGGGTAGTATACAAAGTTTTGAGTATGAAAAAGAGTTGCTTAAAAAAGAGTTTGCAGAGCTTGATTTCTGGGAGCATGTGGATGAGAATTTTCATGACGGGGTGAGTTACCTTAGCAAAAAACTATGGACCATTGAGGGTGAAGACCCGCATTATAAACCAAAAATAGAGAGAACTAACTTTCGTTAAAAGAGAGCTGATAGCCGACACCTTTTACATTTTTTATCAATTTTTTTGAGGTTTTGGCTCTAAATCTTCTAATAAATGTTCTTACTCTCTCATCGCTTACCTCTTCGCCCCATAAACTCTCTTTTATTTCGTTGTCATCAACGACTCTGTTTTTACCCTCAAGCAAAAGAGCCAAAAACTTTGTCTCATTTTTAGAGAGCGGCACATATCTATCGTTTTTATAGAGAGAACTTGTACCCTTGTTAAAAATGAATCCATCGCCCAGTTTTATAGATTTTTTACCGAGCTTTGGCGTTATAGCTCCTATATACTCCAAAACCTCATCAGGATCAAAAGGTTTTAAAAAGTATTTTGTTATCCCGATGTCTATGGCGCTAAAGAGCTTCTCTTTCTCGCTAAATGCGCTAAGTATTATGATCGGTGTTTTTGGACTTATCTGCTTTATCTCTTTTGCCATATCAAGCCCTGAGAGACGCGGCATCATAATGTCGGTAATGACAATATCAGGTTTTGTTTTTTTAAAGAGCTCCAACCCCTCTACCCCGTCAACAGCAACTATAAAGCTGTGAAAGTTATCGCCTATAGCATCTTTTAAAAGCCTTGCAAGATTCTCTTCATCCTCTACAAGTAAAACCTTAATCTCTTTTAACGCTCTGTTTTTCATATTACCTCAATGGAATTTTTATGCTAAATGTAGTAGAGTTTTTTTTACTCTTAACATCAAGAGTTCCGCCAAGTCCCTGCTCACAGATCATTCTTGACATAAAGAGCCCCAAGCCCGTTCCACGGCTTTTGTGCTTTGTCGTAAAATATGGCTCAAATATCTTCTCCAGATTATCTTTAGCTATTCCGCCTGCATTGTCCTGCACTTCGATTACGGCAAAAGAGTTCTCTTTTTTTGTAGTTATAGCTATCTCTCTAAGAAGAATACTGTTATGGATAAAGGCATCTTTTGAGTTGTTTATAAGGTTTATAATGACCTGTGTAAGTTCGTTTGTAATCCCCAATACCTCAATATCTTCAAAATCCGTCTTTATTATTATCATCTCATCATTTATCATGTTCTCTAAAAGTACAATCGACTCTTGGATGCTCTCACTTATATTAAAATAATACTTCTCCTTATCGGGAGAAAAAAAATTTGTAAAATCATCTATGGTCTCAGACATGTTTTTTATAATATGTTTGCTCTCCAGATAGAACTTGTTAACATCCTCTTCATTACTGTTTTGAAGCGCTTTTTTTATATTGAACATAGCCAAAGAGAGCTCTGTTAGCGGCTGTCTCCACTGATGGGCGATATTTGCGAGCATCTGACCAAGACTTGCGTGGCGTGACTGCCAGAACATCATACGCTGCCGCTCTTCGTTCTTTACTATCTCCTCCTGCACACGCTCTTCGAGGGTCTGATTCAGCTCCTTTAACTCTCTGGTCTGCTCCTCAACCCTCTTCTCTAAACTTCTGTTTAGCTCCTCATACTGCGCCTCTTTTTTTATAAGCTCCTCTCTTAGAAGCATCTCTTTTGTCACGTCGTATCTAATGGCTATATACTCGGCTATATTTTGGCTCTCATCAAGTATGGGGATTATCGTGGTGTTTACGTAGAATGTGCTGCCGTCTTTTGCAAGGTTTTTAACGGTAGCTTTGTATATGTTTCTGTTTTTTATGGTCTCCCAAAGAAGAGCAAACTTCTCCTTAGCTACATCAGGATGCCTTACGATGTTGTGGTTCTTGCCAAGCAGTTCATCTTTTGAGTAACCGCTGATCGCGCAAAACTCATCGTTTACGAACGTTATTATTCCGTTTACATCCGTTTTTGAGATTATATTGCTCTTCTCAATGGCCTCTTTATACTGCTTTAACATCCGAGGCTACTTTAACTCGCTCCAGTTGTCTCCGATGTTCATACTGGCCTTTAGCGGGATATTTAGCTCCATAATGCTTTGCATGATCTCTTTAAATCTCTCTCCCAAAGAGTCTGCTTTTTCTTCATCTACCTCAAATATAAGTTCATCGTGGATCTGAAGAAGCATTTTGGCATCAAGTTTTTCATCCTCTATTACTCTATGTATCTTGTTCATACTCAGTTTTATAAGGTCACTTGCACTTCCCTGAAAAACTGTATTTACAGACTCCCTCTCATAAGCCGCTTTAAACATAGGCGCAGCGTTCTTGTAGTCAAAGTATCTTCTGCGCCCCAAAAGAGTCTCTACATATCCCATCTCCTTAGAATCTTCGACTATTTGACGGAAATAGGCTCTGACACTCGGAAAACTGTTAAAGTACTTCTCTATTATCTCTTTAGCCTCTTTTGTTGTTATGCCAAGAGTCTCGGAGAGTTTCTTCTGCCCCATTCCGTAAAGAAGTCCGAAGTTTACCGTTTTGGCGATATTTCTTTTTGCATCCGCCGCATCCTCGCCAAAGAGAGCAACCGCGGTCTGGCGGTGTATATCTTTGTCGCTCTTAAATGCATCTACAAGCACCTCATCTTTTGTAAAGTGCGCAAGAAGTCTAAGCTCTATCTGAGAGTAGTCTATACCGATAAGTTTTTTACCCTTTGGCGCGATGAACGCTTCTCTTATTTTTGTGCCAAGCTTTGTTCTTGTCGGAATATTCTGCAAGTTAGGGTTCTTTGAGCTAAGTCTTCCCGTAGCCGTTCCAGTATGGACAAAAGATGTATGGATACGCCCCTCTTTATCTGTGCTTGCAAGTTTGAGAAGCGGCTCAATATATGTAGAGAAGAGTTTATAGACCTCGCGGTACTCCAAAAGATGAGGAATTATCTCATGCTCATCTTTTAACAAACTTAGAACCTGCTCATTTGTCGAGTATCCGGTCTTTGTTTTTTTGCCGGTAGGAAGACCCATATCCTCAAAAAGTACAACGCCCAGCTGCTGCGTTGAGTTTATGTTAAACTCTCTGCCTGCCAAAGCATATATCTTGGCAGTCAAGTCGCCCAGAGTCTCTTTGACCTCAACCAAAAACTTCTCTAAAAAGGCACTGTCAAGAGCGATCCCCTCTCTCTCCATTGTAAGAAGCGTTTGAATAAAAGGAAACTCGACCTCTGCTGCCTCTTTTATAAGATGCTTTGCACCCTGAGCCTCTAATTTTTCCAAGAGAAGATGATAAAGCTTCAGAGTTATCACTGCGTCTTCTGCGGCATATTTACACGCATCTTCAAGAGCAACGCCCGCAAATGTCTCACCTTTTTTTACCGTATCTTTATATGAGAGCATCTGATGATTTAAAAGCTTGTCAGAGAGTTTGTCCAAAGAGAGTCCTCCCTCAGGATCTACAAGCCATGCAAGGATCATAGAGTCTGCAAAAATAGCCAGTTTGCTCTCTTGTAAAAATCTGCAGACAAAATGCAGATCGAACTTTATGTTGTGTCCTACCACGCGTGACTCAAATATCTTCTTTATCGCTTTTGCAGCCGCGTCACGGCTTATCTGCTCGGGCACTCCAAGGTAAAAGTGGGCAATCGGAACATAAAACCCTTCATTATGCTCAAAACTAAAGCTAAAACCGACCAGAGAGTCACTCTCATAATCAAGCCCTGTTGTCTCCGTATCAAATGCGACAACACTCTCTTTGTCCAGTGAGCCAAGGACTCTATTAAGTTCCTTCTCATCCGTTATCAAAGTTGTTTTAAAGTCGATTTTTTTATCGCTCTGTATCTGTGTCTCTATTTTTTCGACCGCTCTTTGGTGCGTCTCGTCACTAACCATCTTTTTTGCCTGCAGAGTTCTTAGTATCGCATTTTGCTCATACTTTACAAGTTCGTCATAGATGTTTAAAAAAGGGTGCTCGACATCCATCTTGTAATCTTCAAAGTCAAAACTATCCAGCGCATCCTCTCTTAGAGTTACAAGCTCTCTAGACCTATAAGCGTCTGCTTTAAACTCTATGAGTTTTTTCTGAATACCGGGAGGTTTTACTTCGTCTATGTTTGCGTAGATGTTATCGAGGGTTTTATACTCTACCAAAAGCTTCTCGGCCCCTACTTTTCCTATCCCTTTAACGCCGGGGATATTATCTGCAGAGTCGCCTAAAATAGCCTGATAATCTATGAACTGTTTTGGAGATATACCGTACTTTTCCAAGCAGGCATCCTCATCCATCACTTTTTTCTTTATGGCATCTACCAGTACTACTTTACCGTCATCTATCAGCTGAAAAAGGTCCTTATCGTGAGAGACAACCCTTACGTTATAACCCTTATCTTTTGCAAAATGCACAACGGTAGCGATTATATCATCCGCCTCGTAACCTACGCGTCCAAGGGTCTTATACCCCATCTTGTCTATCCACTCAATAGCGATCGGAAGCTGCATCATAAGCTCTTCTGGAGGAGCTACTCTGTGTGCTTTATAGTTTGAATCTATATCATTTCTAAAAGTTGGACCTTTTGAGTCAATAGCAAATATAAGATAATCGCTGTCATGCTGTTTTTGAAGAGTGGAGATAAAGTTTGTAAAGCCTGTCAGGAGTCCTGTAGGAAACCCTTGGCTGTTTTTAAGATACTGCGGAAGAGCGTAAAAACTGCGGAAAAAGAAACCGAACGTGTCAATTATTGTAACTGTTTTGCTCATTCCTCTGACTTGTCCGCAACATGAGAGATAGCATCTTCTAAAAGAGCAACATCATACCCTGCATCTGCAGCTTTTTTAAGACCAAAATTAATAGACATATCAGAGAATGGTTTATTTACGGGCACTATCGTTTTTACTATATTTAGAGCCATTGAGTACTCTTTTATACTATCAGGTGCCGCAGCTGGATTATCTGAGTACTTTATCATCTCAATAAAATTAGAATCAAATCCCCAATGTTTAAACACCAGTGCCGTAACCTCTCCACACGTTGCGTTGGAGTAGGCTTTCTCGACCATTGCGATATTGTTGGAATTTTCAATTTCACTTGAGAAGCTGATCGTCTCATCATTTTGAATCACTTCACTGGCAATGAGAATCTTTCCTGTCTCTTGCAAAAAAGCAGCAAGGTAGAGCTCTTCTGCTTTGCGTCTATCTACTTTTTTGTACCAGCTAAACATCAATGCAGCTTGAAGTGAAGATATCTTTGCAAACTCTTCTGACGTGATACAGTATGGCTGCATATCAACATTTAAAAGTTTTTTGATCGAGTTGCCTATCGCTATTGAACGGGTCATATTCATTCCAAAAAGGCTTACCGCCTGAGCGGCATTTTTAATCTCTCTTCCAAATCCGTAAAGCGGAGAGTTTGCTATTTTTAGAATATTGGCAATGATCATAGGGTCATGTTCTATAGCTTTTGCCATATCTTTTATAGTCGAATTCTCATCGGCATAAATTCTGTTTATCTCTATGATAGTAGTAGAGAGAGGGGGGAGTGATTTTATGCCATCAATAATTGAACTTTTCAAAGTTATACCCTTTTTTTTAGCATCTATTATAGCAGTTTAAAAATAAAATTTACTTAGTGTGGCACTCTGTCAATGTTTTTTCAGCTCTGACTATATAGTCATATCCGTCGTAAAGGGTGTATATACCGTAGATTATCACCGCGAATGAAGAAAGGCTCATCATCATATTTCTAAAGTTCATAGCGCTTGATAGTGATGCTAAAAACCCAAGCGAAAACATTGCAGGAATAGTGCTAAGACCAAATATTGCCATAACTAAAGCGCCATAAAATGGACTTGCCGTACTTGCCGCAGTTATTGCAAAAAAGTATACAAATCCGCACGGCAAGAGACCGTTTAGCATACCGAGAGTAAAAAAGCTAAAGTTTGACCTTGAGTTTAAAACCCTTTTAAATATATCTTTATAGAGCGGTGATGAAGAGAAGGAGTGCTCTATAAGTGTGAGAAACTTTATCTTGCCCATCAAAGAGAGACCCGCTAAAACCATAGCTATACCCGCCAGAATGAGCATTATGCCGTTTGCAGTATTGCTAAAGGTCACAACTCCGCCTAGTGCTCCAAAAATCGCACCCAAAACAGAGTAGGTAAAAACCCTGCCAAGAGAGTAGAGCAGATGAGCGGTTGATTGTGAGACTTTGGAACTTTTAGGATCGATCTTTATGGTCGAGTAAGCCAATACTATGCCGCCGCACATCCCTATGCAGTGCCCAAACGAGCCCAAAAAAGCGATGCTGATAATGCTTAAAATATTTACGGTTTCCATTCTCTTTTTCTATCTTCCTAAAAGCTGTTTTCTAATTGCAGGATTTTGCAAGGTCTCACCTCTTAAAACTCTAAGACGCATTGTATCAAAATCAACAAACTCATCTGCTTTTTTTTCATAAGCGCCAAAACCGTAACCCATCGGAGTCTCATCTCGCAACGAGTAAAAAGCCTCTTTTGCATCTATCCATCTTTTCGTGTCTCTGCTCATAACCCATATTTTCGCACTCTCTCTAAACTCTTTATCTTCAAGCCATTTGACAAATCCGCCGTGGTCATGAAAAAACCAAGTTTTTCCGCTTTTTATAATAACCTGAGAGGCGTCTTTTAACTCATCAATTACCATTCCGCAATCGCTGTCTTGGTAGATGCCAACTTCCATCTCAATCGGCAGCTGCTTAAGATTCCCATCCTTTACTACTATCATCCTTTTGCCTGATGCCAAAGAGAAAAATATTGACGTTATTATCCCAACAAAGAGAAGTAAAATAAAAATAGGTGTAAATTTTTTCATCACAAACCTTTAACTTAAATAAATATAAATTTTATACACTTTTTGTTACATTTGTGCTAAT from Sulfurimonas crateris carries:
- a CDS encoding ChaN family lipoprotein; its protein translation is MKKLLLLSSLFTSIIYAHECRYTLNIDIDTSKGELEGRALISSDHPTITLLDTQANISEIKGASLSVQNNIPTLVKKSEDVDVEILFTHKFNLVNSDVVLLENWYPKVDMMCKYETVVSNPEMISIVEATQTKKKDGVTTFIFDYPLDRVNIVASKDYKINSVNTKSGLKLSTYFYSDNQQLRENYFKKSEEYFELYKELFGFLPYNNFSIVETQFPAGYSMPTYTLIGKQIIDKEYILESSLGHEIAHQWFGNYVYAPYKGNWVEGMTTYYADYLYAKKAKKEVEYRKDMLIKYDSYVNAHNEIAPIDFEHKTQNSKNAIGYEKVAFFFYMLEQKIGEKAFDEGTKTLLQEYAFKTAAYENLKEIYEKSSNQKLDNIFKNLIYEKGALDFSISNTSLMFVEDRYVLEFDIVSNNKAEFIPISICSNKECLTTKIDLSSKKQRFELDIEPTKIVIDENYELFRRLNPLETPPVISKIIEGNALVVVDRADEEKFSKFKMIFKNFKYADEVKYEELKSNNIFILGAKNSLLNQISIPFEMQGDAKIEIFKNPLNGAYVAAVFEMDKLSRSIFYRLRHLGKYSTVVFEDEKIVHKSTKESQNGIVYNINADSYAIKPAVENLNDIIDEMAKKRVVYIGEQHTEFSSHLNQLKIIKAMYRQNPKLAIGMEMFQQQFQKHLDDFIAGKISEKEMIVKTEYFKRWKYDYELYRPIILFAKEKRIPIVALNIDREITKKVVNGGFDSLSSEQLEVIPDSIDFENPKYVEQLRGIFGMHQSKSFKNFDEFYHAQLLWDESMAENMVEFMNKNPDYSMAVLAGNGHIMHGHGIPKRAHRRGIADYTIVLNHTNPEPGIADYLLYPSAVTTQKAKKLGIYFEDNEKLEVKKLVDDSPAQKAKIEPKDRVVAIDGNKVQSIYEVKTELAFAKDSLNVTLMRGSEKIEVSVDLE
- a CDS encoding nitrite/sulfite reductase; translated protein: MENKLNKRERYKAQLRPIDYYKDFDNIDFESLNEADRFYLQDFGIFNTNFLEDEFTIRIRIPGGEISAQMFQEIADIVDEYDLTIILTARSGIQLHDVDVDDVLDIHKRINALGVTTWQSFGDNVRNIVTDPYDGCGEFSEIETYPIVVQMHDYIIKNPRYVGMLPRRVSVGISGNRANVTSFFANDIYFALAKKDGVFGFNVYMGGKNTEVAKSADIFLLKDEVFDFFKAFVEAFYLHGSRFSRAKTRIFHMIEDIGMEGLKAYIKKEYKKDFQSQGELILEKKEFSEFHKLKDGTYAFCYQTDFSRLKTDEIKEIADFATKNSLKIRFGIDQNIYLLGLKEPSSPLRSQALSETIVACAGNLCPYAVWSIKDETSYLPLDKINEHRIQVGFSGCAKGCGRHRHTDIGLIGLKTNNFGDTEGGARIFLGALHSNGASVGRQLFSMVPFVHLHETVSLVIELFELSGYKDFEEYASNVLIHCSEEFLSLWVLANLETNSTIAVPKLGSIQSFEYEKELLKKEFAELDFWEHVDENFHDGVSYLSKKLWTIEGEDPHYKPKIERTNFR
- a CDS encoding response regulator transcription factor; translated protein: MKNRALKEIKVLLVEDEENLARLLKDAIGDNFHSFIVAVDGVEGLELFKKTKPDIVITDIMMPRLSGLDMAKEIKQISPKTPIIILSAFSEKEKLFSAIDIGITKYFLKPFDPDEVLEYIGAITPKLGKKSIKLGDGFIFNKGTSSLYKNDRYVPLSKNETKFLALLLEGKNRVVDDNEIKESLWGEEVSDERVRTFIRRFRAKTSKKLIKNVKGVGYQLSFNES
- a CDS encoding PAS domain-containing sensor histidine kinase — protein: MLKQYKEAIEKSNIISKTDVNGIITFVNDEFCAISGYSKDELLGKNHNIVRHPDVAKEKFALLWETIKNRNIYKATVKNLAKDGSTFYVNTTIIPILDESQNIAEYIAIRYDVTKEMLLREELIKKEAQYEELNRSLEKRVEEQTRELKELNQTLEERVQEEIVKNEERQRMMFWQSRHASLGQMLANIAHQWRQPLTELSLAMFNIKKALQNSNEEDVNKFYLESKHIIKNMSETIDDFTNFFSPDKEKYYFNISESIQESIVLLENMINDEMIIIKTDFEDIEVLGITNELTQVIINLINNSKDAFIHNSILLREIAITTKKENSFAVIEVQDNAGGIAKDNLEKIFEPYFTTKHKSRGTGLGLFMSRMICEQGLGGTLDVKSKKNSTTFSIKIPLR
- the polA gene encoding DNA polymerase I, which encodes MSKTVTIIDTFGFFFRSFYALPQYLKNSQGFPTGLLTGFTNFISTLQKQHDSDYLIFAIDSKGPTFRNDIDSNYKAHRVAPPEELMMQLPIAIEWIDKMGYKTLGRVGYEADDIIATVVHFAKDKGYNVRVVSHDKDLFQLIDDGKVVLVDAIKKKVMDEDACLEKYGISPKQFIDYQAILGDSADNIPGVKGIGKVGAEKLLVEYKTLDNIYANIDEVKPPGIQKKLIEFKADAYRSRELVTLREDALDSFDFEDYKMDVEHPFLNIYDELVKYEQNAILRTLQAKKMVSDETHQRAVEKIETQIQSDKKIDFKTTLITDEKELNRVLGSLDKESVVAFDTETTGLDYESDSLVGFSFSFEHNEGFYVPIAHFYLGVPEQISRDAAAKAIKKIFESRVVGHNIKFDLHFVCRFLQESKLAIFADSMILAWLVDPEGGLSLDKLSDKLLNHQMLSYKDTVKKGETFAGVALEDACKYAAEDAVITLKLYHLLLEKLEAQGAKHLIKEAAEVEFPFIQTLLTMEREGIALDSAFLEKFLVEVKETLGDLTAKIYALAGREFNINSTQQLGVVLFEDMGLPTGKKTKTGYSTNEQVLSLLKDEHEIIPHLLEYREVYKLFSTYIEPLLKLASTDKEGRIHTSFVHTGTATGRLSSKNPNLQNIPTRTKLGTKIREAFIAPKGKKLIGIDYSQIELRLLAHFTKDEVLVDAFKSDKDIHRQTAVALFGEDAADAKRNIAKTVNFGLLYGMGQKKLSETLGITTKEAKEIIEKYFNSFPSVRAYFRQIVEDSKEMGYVETLLGRRRYFDYKNAAPMFKAAYERESVNTVFQGSASDLIKLSMNKIHRVIEDEKLDAKMLLQIHDELIFEVDEEKADSLGERFKEIMQSIMELNIPLKASMNIGDNWSELK
- a CDS encoding HDOD domain-containing protein produces the protein MKSSIIDGIKSLPPLSTTIIEINRIYADENSTIKDMAKAIEHDPMIIANILKIANSPLYGFGREIKNAAQAVSLFGMNMTRSIAIGNSIKKLLNVDMQPYCITSEEFAKISSLQAALMFSWYKKVDRRKAEELYLAAFLQETGKILIASEVIQNDETISFSSEIENSNNIAMVEKAYSNATCGEVTALVFKHWGFDSNFIEMIKYSDNPAAAPDSIKEYSMALNIVKTIVPVNKPFSDMSINFGLKKAADAGYDVALLEDAISHVADKSEE
- a CDS encoding sulfite exporter TauE/SafE family protein; this translates as METVNILSIISIAFLGSFGHCIGMCGGIVLAYSTIKIDPKSSKVSQSTAHLLYSLGRVFTYSVLGAIFGALGGVVTFSNTANGIMLILAGIAMVLAGLSLMGKIKFLTLIEHSFSSSPLYKDIFKRVLNSRSNFSFFTLGMLNGLLPCGFVYFFAITAASTASPFYGALVMAIFGLSTIPAMFSLGFLASLSSAMNFRNMMMSLSSFAVIIYGIYTLYDGYDYIVRAEKTLTECHTK